The nucleotide sequence GATCGGATTCTGCTAATTCCTTTCTCTAGTTTACTCTCCAGGCTCTTCAGGTCCTTGATAGGCATACTACTCAATGCATCACCCATCATATTCCTGGAAACAACATTCATTGTCAGTTAAAAGGGTGCCAATTTATAATATAGGATCTAGGAAAGCTTGTGGTAGCTAGGGTTAGATGTCTTTAAGAATATTACCGGTTGGCATTCTGCAAATTCCCGATCTGCGCACGCAATTTTGCAGCTTCTTGCTGGTAGTACTGAAATTTACATCAATAAAGCAATAGGTTAAAACTTCTGAACATTAAAGACTATGATCAAAATTCATAGAAACGCTGCTTTAACAGGACGCATGCCTTAAGAAATCACAGATACACCTTCACATGTTTGCTTCTTAATTAGGGTTTATATGTTACTACATACATATGTGTATAAAtgtaatacacacacacacacacacacacacactcacgcACACACTCACACAACCGATTAGTATAATTACGGGTCCTTGTAACTATTCATGAATTAAAAGTTAGGAAAAATAAACCAGAAACAGTTCCATTAACTGTTTAGTTCCATGAGAACTTGATATCTTTGTATCAAATGTGCAGAGTACGAAATCACTCCTTGAAGGCAATTATATTAATCAAGATAATAGGTTAACTACTTACCAAGGCATATTCTTGTAAAAGCTTTTGCTTTACCGGTATCTTTGGTTGCAATGTGAATGAACAGAAAATTGAAATGGATCTTAAACGCTCACCCATATTCCAGGATTTATATGGGAAGTAATTGATTGATTAAATAATACAGGCTAAAGTGAAAGAGGCTTGTAGCTTAAGCGATGAGGAACATTTACTCTCCCCTCCCACAATATCGCGTgtataaattaaattataaagtaaTATAAGGTTTGATAATGACATccaaaaaggaaaacaagaCTTGTCTTAGTCATGGATTATTGGCTTTGTTCAACTATCAAGACCTACATAACTAGTCTTGAACTTGAAGTCAATGTCTGAGTAGTTCAAGACTTCAAATTTCAAGGTCCCCCAGATGATATCAAATAAATATGACAATGAAATCCCAGAAAGAACTGAATCTAACTTTTAGAATCAAACTCCAAAGTTACGAACTTTTCTGTCAAATAATATCTACATTCGGGGTAAGTCAGTGTACCTGAGTACTAGCTTCAGAAACTGATCCAGTATTTGAAGAATCTGCACATGTCTTCTTGTACCTCTCAACTGTTGCTTTAACACTGCATGGTATGCACTCATAGTATTACTATATGAATCTATATATGTAGGGACCATTGAAATCTAAGGAGGATCTAACATATGACTAAAATGATTAATGGATAACACTTCTAGCTCCAGAAAAGAAGCTCATGCATTGATAACCCATATTAGACATTCTTGTTTGGTTACTATATGATTGGATTAGATTGGATTGGACAACTCATAAAATGCAAGTATGTTGAAAGTAGAAGTGATCATTGTCATTTTTAAGGATATTAGACCTAAAGCAATTTATCTCTTTTAATCCTACCATTTTGAGGAGATGGAAAGGAATAAGTTTCTTTCAAGAGTAATCCACATTCTTCCTTGAACTTGGacaaatctttattttttccttGAACATACCATAAATATGGCGAGCTATTGAATCCAATCTAATCCTAAACACCAAACGAACCCTTAGTCCAATCAATATGCTTTGGAACTAGTACTCAAAAGGAAAAACACCAATATAATTAATGCATGTATGATTCTCAAATTTATAAGAAAGCTACATTCATATACTATAGCATTGCTTATGCATTTAATGTTAAGAAATGTATCATTCTGAAACATTGTGATAGTTTGAACATAATATGAAAGGCATACCATGAGGGAAGCTACCTACCAAAAGATTGGTTCTATATCTGGCttatttgatcaaactttccacATAAGGGTTTTTGAAATAAGTTCCTGTAATCATTTTCTACCTAAATAAAAAAACTGTGAAACTAAAGATATTTTTCTTAAAGCATCTAGGGAGATAAGATGGTAAACCTTAAGAACATAGTGTGGAGTGGAAGCCTCAACTTCCTACGCTGTATTTGAGTGAGGGATTTCCAAGTATCAAAGGATTGAGGCCAAGTTACTCAGGAATTGATCATAAAATGTTAGATAGAGGGATTAGAAATGTAGGTGTGTGAGAGAGATTTGTAAATGTACCTTTCCAAGTAGTGAATTGCAAACCCTCTTACATGCCTATGAAATGCGCATCGAGGGCTTTTCTAATTCCCTTCGCCTAGCATTTTGTAGTCTATATGTTACTAGCTTGGCTTTAATTAATCCTTTGTGACTTGGAAGATCCTCAACCAAACATAGCTGGATAACCTTAGTCTAATGATACTTTTCTTCCCAAGGCTTAAGTTTGAATCCCCTTCTATTtttacaaaagaaaacaaaaggtgCGGAGCCTTAAGATCTAACTATTTTCTGTTGCCTTAAGTAgtaaattgcttgaagtaatgGAAAGCTTtacaatattttctttttcaaattaaaattttttctCTTTACCTTTCTGAATACTaattaaaattgattttaatatttttctcaacTAATTAACTGGGGAAAATATAAAGAAGAAACTTGCTGTCTTTTTCTGATCCAAAGTAATGCATTATGCATTTTGTACATGTAGGGTTCCAGTCTCAGTTTAACTTATTAACTAAATAGATCTAACTACTATTAGGCTCTCTTGTCATCTCCTCACAAATAGTTTCTAAAACAATGAGTACAAAAATTAGTTCATTTTAATTAACTAGATATAAGCACTTTGGTTAATTAGATATAAAACTGCTGATGTTCATGTCAATTTACCGAAGAAAACAACATGTAAAGGGGGTTCCCAACCACAGCCAAATTTCTAGTGTTgggaagggagagaaagagataaaAGAGGACCTGATTGATTGAAATATAAATGGTAATTGAAGTTGTTTCCACAAAATGCATGCTTATCCTTAGCAGAATTTCTGAGTCAGATTTCTGTCTGTGCTATAAACTGAATTTCTTTCCCCAAGCTCTAGCCTTTCTGCCCAGTTTTATTCATTTCCTAAGGCACACATGCTATCGCATAACATTAAGGGCTAATTCTACTGACTTAATCTGAGATACtatgtttaaatttataaattataaggCGATTACTAACGGTCAAATGAACAAACTCTTACAGTTAACTGAGCCTAATTAATAAGCAAATCTCAGTTCCTTCACACTAGAAAACTCGGTTCTCTGAGTTAGACCGGCTGGCCTAATTCAATCAGTCTCTCAACTGACGGATGTGATACAAAACCATATATCAATGTCATAATTAtacaattaaattttaaaaaaaaaagatcattaatttaataaaaaaacaaaacctcaCGCCTTCCTATGCATACTGATTCCTTAAAATCGTCGAGCTTGTGATTGGTTCCCTGTGCCACGGTGGCACAGCTCCCCAATATGATTGGTTCAACTAGATAAGAGGCCATAACTCTCATTACACAAGGGATATTTTCCTGGAGTTCACCTTTTAACCCACCTCGTGTAAAACACAAACAGTTTAATGAATTTTGTatgtttttaattactttacAGAAGTGAAAGtaaatataacataaagatttgatattttttcttttctgtctgAAAGACTGAAGCTCTGATGAGAACATCAAAGCCGTCTGTTTCCAGCAGCAGAGAAGGCAGACATATGAGCCAAACGAAACGCTCAGAACTCTCCCATTGGCTCGCAGTTGTCGTACGTTGTCTTCTGTTTCACTTGTATCTCTCACGCTTAAAACTTGCATAAATATATCTACGCAAGATCTCTGCAAATGCAAATGCCATTCTATGATGCCATAATTTTGATGACCCAGTTGAGCtaagatctctctctctctctctctctctctaataatttggaaaaataaattataaaagaatattGATTTATGAGATCCGATCCAAGTAGAAAAAAAATGACCAGAAAGGTTAAAAATTTAGGGTTGAAGAACTGGGAAAAGGGGAAGAGAAGCCAGTGTAGGAATCATGACATAAACGCCTTTTGTCAGAAGTCAAGAACTGAAAAATCTCGTGTGACGTGACCAAAGATTCTATCAACCAaagacaaaagagaaaaaaaagaaacaaaaaaaccagAACCTAACCCTAACTAGACCGCATCCCATTTCCAAAAAATGTCAAATTTAAGAAAAGATGACATTTTGACACTTGAGATGTGGAAAATATGTGTCCTTTACTCGATTTAAGGGTTGCCCACCACAAATCTTTGGACAAATTGAATACCCAATGTGGTTTCTTATGAACCCTAATttgggaaattagggttttaattttctGAGGGAAATTCCACGTGGTGAAACTGAGATTTGGGGAATTTTAGCTTCTGGGTTTTGGAGGTTGTAGCCAGATTTGGATCTACAGGGAAGTTTGTTTCATATTTCAAGCAAAACACGTTTGGGTGCCTTGGAACCCTAATTTGTGCTTATTTTGCAGAGGTCCTGTCAAtacattatttaattattttttaattaaatttgtacTTTAACTTTCCTGATGTCTATAGCTGACTTGCTATTAAGGAAGTGTCAAAGAGATTGGGGGGCTTGGCTAATGGGGGCATGACAGGTTGTGTGTTGTAGGCCTGCTTAGCTGCATAAGATGACATAGAGTCATGCAgcatatgagagagagagagagagagagagtatggaAGAAATCAGAAAGAGAAAGGGAAACAGAACATTAACAACAATGGAGGGAGGGTAAGGAGCTGATCTCAGAAGCCTGCATACATTCCCAAAAACCAATACTTGTTGCTATATACATCCTAAtgataatatatacatacatacatacatatatatatatatatatgtatatgcttctTTTTTCTATCTATTACACCAGATCTATGTTTCCACCAAACCAAGAGCTAAGAAAATGATcacaaacagaaaagaaaaattaaattaaaaaatacccAACATTATTAAGCACATAcatggaaaaaaacaaaacagaagaaagaaagacGAGTGAATCTTATAAGTTATATAGAGagatgaaagagagagaaagagaggagagagagagaactcaaTCTCAATCTCAACTCAACTGAGTACCATAACAATGATAATGTTTTTCCTGATTAAATCCAGCAAAAGATCTATTTCACAGAAGCAAAAATCTTGAGGACTGAAGTGCCAATAACTTCTTGAAATGCTAAATTGTGACAAAAATTTGcacagaagaagaaagaaaaagaaaagaactttAACAAGAACAAAGAAATCTTATTAAAAggtaaattgaaaataaaacttGGGTCTGAAAATAATACTAAAAGCCTTCcattagaaaaaataaaagaataagaagAGAAAATTAAGCAAGAAAATTGAAGCAATAATATTATTACCTGTTGTTGGCATACTCATAGAGGCGGCCACGGTTAGAGAAGACTATGAGAGCAACCTCTGCATCACAGAGCACAGAGAGTTCATAGGCCTTCTTGAGCAACCCATTGCGCCTCTTGCAGAAGGTCACTTGACGATTGGTCGTGTTTTCGATCCGCTTGATCTCGATCTTTCCCCTACCCAATTTTCTCTGGGGAGAGTCGATTGACAAGGATTTGTTTTCATTGGCCATAGTTGCAAGCTGAATCAATAAGAACAAAGAGATCAATCAATTAAGCACctttttaaataaaacaaaaaccccAGAACTTCAATTACTATATTCTTGATCACCAACAAAAAGTTTGAAATTAACTTgcagaaacaaatgaaaatatgaaagcTTGGTGCAATTCAACTACAACAACTAGGTAGCTTAAAAAATAATTGAGTAGCTAATTAAGCTAGCAATCCCAAGTTAGTTCAAGAAATTGTGAGCTGAACAGATTTGATGGAACTaaagtttgaattttcatatttattttggatGATCTTGGTGAAAAAGATTTATGGGGCTAAAAGAAGTGAGGCAAATGAACAAAATTTAGGAGATAGTGTTTGAGTATTTTGATCAATGAAGCATGGCAAGAAcacacaaagaaaagatcataAGATGATGATAATTAAGGACAGAAACAgaggtttctttctttctaccTTTCGGGATTTTTCTCAGGTCTTTTTCTATCTTTCTTTCTCCACAAATCCAAACGAGGAGATAAGCAGAAAATGGAAGTGAGGTGGGATGAGGGGTGTGTATTTATAAAGGAAAAAAGGACATTTCCACAATTATTCTAATTTCCAAATTAATTACttcaaatttttagttattttctaaattaattactTTCAATCTTTAATCtgcaaactttttattttcactAGCTAAGCGCATGGGGCTTTTATGTATTGGAGATGAAGCAAAAGAGAAAACATGGGAAATGGGAATCACTCATTTGATTCAGACTCCATCAAccattcattttatttattgttcattacttatttatttaattatcatatatattttgcttgccTGTGAAAGATGAGAGATAATAGGggagaaagagaaaggaaaggtaCTTTCTGAAAGAGATTATTAATGGTGTGAACGTGACGTTTGGCTAAGCGCGCGGCTAGCTAGCTAGCACACCTCGTTTTGGTTAAACCACGACAACATCAAAACTTTATTTCATTAAGTAGGGTTGACTGTGTGAATTCAAGAACGgtattgtgtttgttttgtatCAAATATTTTGTTAACTCCAAGTACTCTGTGTCTTttcttagggtgcgtttgttgcatcgGACTACCTCGAattggactagcttcagggactaaagTAAACTAGCTTGACATGGACTAAGTAGTATAAGAATAATAATGTGTTtgatgcagtgtcggactaagtcacggactttttttttttttgaaatccaatttttttgtcaaaattttaattcatatttattaatattttactatctctcttcctttcctttttcttctcccaATTTCAAGCTTAGTCAAACCTTCTCTTTCCCTTTCCACCTCTTGCCCTTCTCTTTGGGTGTTTTGTACTTCCCAGATTTGGTATTTTTGCAATTCCCAAGGGTTTTTGCAATTCTCATAGGCCCGACGAGATAACTGGTGGGGAGTCGAGGTTTGTGGAGTTGGGGTAGTGAGAGACGGTGGTGGCTTGGGGTTGGAACACTTGGATTTCTTGTGGGGCTGCAGAACCCTCTTCGAAGTCTCTGTCATGGCCGCTCCGGAGACGAACTTGGATTTCTTGGATTTGTTTCCGTCAAACCCAGTTGAAGGCGAAAGCAAGAGACGGTCTTAGTAGTTCGAAGCATTTtagggggtctcgctaagacctccTAGCGAGGTCATTAGTCCATGTGAGTCCCACCTAATCTCATTAAAACTAGTCCCTGCCAGTACCAAACATGAGACTAGACTAAGTGTTAGTCCAGTGATagttagtgagggcaaacaaacacacccttagaGTCTTCTTACAAGTCTTCCTAAGTCTTCATCTACTCATTTTGCCCTGAGTCTCTGTCTCataatcgcatcttctaaccggagcatcTGTAGGTCTTCGGTTTATGTATCCAAATCaccttaaccgattttctctcatcttaccTCATATATCTTCATtcttaatcttatcatttctcgtgtccCCACACATTTAACGAAGCATTCTCATTTCCTTGACActcatttttttgtgtgttgatgCTTGACCACCCAACTTTCCATGTCGTAAAGTATTGCTAACCTTATTgttgtcctataaaattttatcTTCAGTTTTAGTGACTTACGACGATCGCACAACACACCGGATGTGCTCTTCCACtccatccatccaacttgtattctatggttgagatctacatctaattctctgttcttttgcaagGTAGATCCAAGATAGCGAAAGTGTTTGCTCTTTAATACGCCatgatctccaatcctcaccccttATCATTTGAACCCATGTTCCTATTAAACTTGCACTTCATACACTCTGTCTTTAACTTACTTGGGTGAAGacttttagattccaacacttctcacTAAAGGTTAAGTTTCACATTTAATCTCTCCCGAATTTCATTTATTAACACTATATTGTCTGTCAAAAACATACTCAAATGGATACTTCTTGAAAATGTCACATTAACTCAACCATTACTAATGCAAAAAAGTAAGGACTTAAAGCTAAGCCTTGATGTGATCCTAcggttatgggaaagcttttaGTTTGTCTTTCATGAGTTCTTATTATAGTCcttgctccatcatacatattGTTTATtacttggatatatgctacttatacacctttaggttaaaatatttataaaataatattcatGTAAAAAATAGATGAACAAAAACTTAAGGGAGTTTTTCATCGattttttgtgtaatttcttaTTACACAGAAAAAGGAGGAGAGTACTGAAGGTTCTATTTACTAAACAATTCATCACGTGCTTTTTTGTGTACTTCTACTTTCagaatattttatttatatatttctctgaattttttatttattttagtgaaattaattttttaaaagtaGGTGACTCAGTTAAGTTATGGCTTTTCTAATCTATTTGAATTTAGTTTCTAATCTATAATTTATTTTAgtgaaattaattttatttatatattcctcctttaattttagtttctaaTCTATTTGAATTTAGTTTCTAATCTATAATTTATTTTAgtgaaattaattttatttatatattcctCATTCAATTTTAGTTTCTAATCTATTTGAATTTAGTTTCTTAATTTGGAATGCTTAAGATATGGCTTTTCTACCCCCCAACCTAGGTCAAGAGGTTTAGGAAATAGAAAAAGTAGTCGGTCTTGATGGAATGAGAAAACAcatatacatgtgtgtgtgtgtgtgtgtgtcccaATTTCCCACAAATATGAAACATGATGTCAATTTATTTCCTAAGAAAATATTGCATAGAAGTATATCACTTTGTCCGCCATATGTCCAGCCATGCATATATGCAGCTCCTTAATATGCTGATTTATAATACAGCAAGGAGTTCTTGGCGTTGTAGAGAAGAGACCAATACTTTGTTGTTGTGATGGCCTGGCCATGACTAGCTAGCTTGTATTTGATATTTGCCATAACTAATCCAATTTCTCGTCGAATCGAAAACGAAAACGTTGAGCCGTCAATGATCATTTGGTGTAGTGACACTCAGTCTCAATTTTGTTGAACACTACTTTCAGCCCAAATCTCCTGAAAAACAATTGTTAAATTAAGAAAAGAGAAATTTAGCAGTGACTTATCTTGATATTTGGACATTGTTTGATTTTTCCGTCCGAACTTTCAATATAGTTTGAGCTCTTTTAAACTTTCAATTCGTATTAATATacctgaaaaaagaaaaattttgaTAATTCAAGTGTGAGAAATTTTACAAGCTTGCACATCGGAAGCATATTCAAGGGCCTCCCCCATACTAAATGGACAAAAAACAAATCCTCAATTTGAAGGAACAATGGCAGAACAAACAGCGAGGAGAATATTAACatgaaactaaatttaaaatttataggGCAAAGTGAAACAAGACGTATAATTCGGTGACgtttctaatttttatttttttctcaaaaataaaTTCCAATTTCTCACTTTTAACCGCATGTCCATTCGATCTGATTTGACCTAGGAAGAGAGGTAGCGCCCACCTGTGTCCGTAGTACTCCTGGTTGATCATATATTTGTTTGTTATACCATGTCACTCGTGGTTTGTAGAAGACATGTCACTTTTCCTTACCCACCTAATTGCAAACAAAGGGATGATAACAAGTTTGCGAGGAGATGTGTAATGTTGGCCATGCTCGATCGACATtggaaaaacatatatcatccatctttctcttgtttttaccacatatatataattcGATCTACTATATACACTACCCATTTAATCATCGTAGGTACTTTTACATAGATTAGTACATTTGGCCACCATCCATTGTTGAGAGTATTTTCCCACATCAAAAGATCTTGAGCAATTTCATtcattatcaattaattttacgaTGGATGCtaataattttaatatgataCCAAAGTAGGCTGGAAAAGAATGTTGAAAGTACAAAAAAGAATGTATTTAACATCTATTTTATAATAAGATGGTTTACATGTTTGGTATGTACATGCATGTAAAGAACACCCTGAGTTTCTCTTAATATGTTTACTTATTTAAAAGTCATCAatcaaagaagagaaagaatgaATGAGTTGCCCCTTAGTTGATATGATTTATGATTTGTCAATAATTGGATTACTGTTTTACTGTAAACGcaacatttttcaaaaattcaaatgtgTGTTTATACATGAAAAGTCACGAAACAGAATAATTCAAAGGGAAAGATAAACACATCATTTTTAGCCTCTTATACACTCATATTTGATCATGATCGTTGATTTTGTTTGACTTATTCAATTTagtatggtaaaaaaaaaaagagtgtgtgagaagcTAAAAAGGGTGTGAGTAAATTGTGAGGATATGAAGGTTAAACCGTAAAAGAGTTCCATATTGGTCAACGAAAAAACTTTGTaagggcttataagaggtttgGGCCACTccccatattaccaattggttttacggtgtaatctcaactttcttcatggtatcagagcaagttgGCCTACGTGTGAAGCCTAACTCGCACACATGCTTCACGCCACCCAATTCTTGTtgtcc is from Malus sylvestris chromosome 5, drMalSylv7.2, whole genome shotgun sequence and encodes:
- the LOC126623754 gene encoding agamous-like MADS-box protein MADS1 isoform X2, with amino-acid sequence MANENKSLSIDSPQRKLGRGKIEIKRIENTTNRQVTFCKRRNGLLKKAYELSVLCDAEVALIVFSNRGRLYEYANNSVKATVERYKKTCADSSNTGSVSEASTQYYQQEAAKLRAQIGNLQNANRNMMGDALSSMPIKDLKSLESKLEKGISRIRSKKNELLFAEIEYMQKRELDLHNNNQLLRAKIAENERGQQNINVMAGGGTSSYDILQSQPYDSRNYFQVNALQPNHQYNPRHDQISLQLV